In Halovivax gelatinilyticus, the following are encoded in one genomic region:
- a CDS encoding metal ABC transporter ATP-binding protein, with product MSAIVEVENVSYAYGGQPAVSDVSLTIEAGDFLGLIGPNGSGKTTLLQLILGLLEPDEGSIRLFGQPVDSFDDGERIGYVSQAATDRDGTMPVTVDECVRMGRYAHVGFGSLSGHDLDVVDRAMETVGITDLADRRVSRLSGGQRQRAFIARALASEAELLALDEPTVGVDAESRDAFYSLLDSLNDDGITIVLIEHDIGVVTDRADRIACLNTRLFHHGDTDSFVESDALEEAYGQTGQIVHHHH from the coding sequence GTGAGCGCGATCGTCGAGGTGGAAAACGTCTCGTACGCCTACGGCGGACAGCCCGCCGTCAGCGACGTCTCGCTCACGATAGAGGCGGGCGACTTTCTCGGCCTGATCGGGCCCAACGGTTCCGGGAAAACCACCCTCTTACAGCTCATTCTCGGACTTCTCGAACCCGACGAAGGATCGATCAGACTGTTCGGCCAGCCCGTCGACTCGTTCGACGACGGCGAGCGAATCGGGTACGTCTCGCAGGCAGCGACCGACCGCGACGGAACGATGCCGGTCACGGTCGACGAGTGCGTTCGGATGGGACGCTACGCCCACGTCGGGTTCGGCTCGCTCTCGGGGCACGATCTAGATGTCGTCGACCGCGCGATGGAGACGGTCGGTATCACCGACCTCGCTGATCGACGCGTCAGCCGACTCTCCGGCGGCCAGCGCCAGCGGGCTTTCATCGCCCGGGCGCTCGCCTCCGAAGCGGAACTTCTGGCACTCGACGAACCGACCGTCGGCGTCGACGCGGAATCGCGCGACGCGTTTTACTCCCTGCTCGACTCGCTCAACGACGACGGGATCACCATCGTTCTCATCGAACACGACATCGGCGTCGTCACGGATCGGGCCGATCGAATCGCGTGTCTGAACACCCGTCTCTTCCACCACGGCGATACGGACTCGTTCGTCGAGAGCGACGCCCTGGAAGAGGCCTACGGACAGACCGGACAGATCGTCCACCACCATCACTGA
- a CDS encoding metal ABC transporter permease — protein sequence MSEDELNANDESAGTEPACSDSDIEPTDGESGETSPDPVGADGGVEIPETETNGGPVESNDDRATRDARSPIGFGRIGSVTFLAKPADRRGWIVSAGIGVTATLAVFMLGFIALDWLRHYPLAESVPVVESIYQTLGIDPYAERLFGQFLIAGAWLDYALGTDIFRFAFYWRSLATGVLIGIVAPLVGAFVVHRQMALIGETLAHTAFAGIAVGLVLAGLFEWWGAPLMLVALVVGVLGAVGVQWLTDRTDTYGDVPIAIMLVGSFAVGTLLIEWARGIGTVTIDIEAYLFGNITIVPAGSARLMAVLSLGVLAVVAFTYKQLLFITFDEQAARVAQLDVGRYNTILIVMTAVVVVGSMQILGVILVAAMLVVPVAAASQIARSFREMVLLSICFGEVAIVAGFAFAFSADLPPGGSIVVAAIALYVLTVVRTTHATSLSTH from the coding sequence ATGTCAGAAGACGAGCTAAACGCAAACGACGAATCCGCCGGTACTGAACCGGCCTGCTCCGACTCCGATATCGAACCGACCGATGGAGAGTCCGGTGAAACGAGCCCGGATCCGGTCGGTGCCGACGGGGGTGTCGAGATACCGGAAACGGAGACGAACGGTGGACCCGTCGAATCGAACGATGACCGGGCGACTCGAGACGCTCGGTCTCCGATCGGTTTCGGCCGAATCGGAAGCGTCACGTTCCTCGCGAAACCGGCCGACCGTCGCGGCTGGATCGTCAGTGCGGGTATCGGCGTCACGGCAACGCTCGCCGTGTTCATGCTCGGGTTCATCGCGCTCGATTGGCTCAGACACTACCCCCTCGCCGAGAGCGTTCCGGTCGTCGAATCGATCTATCAGACCCTCGGTATCGATCCGTACGCGGAGCGACTCTTCGGGCAGTTTCTGATCGCCGGTGCGTGGCTCGATTACGCGCTCGGAACCGACATCTTCCGCTTTGCGTTTTACTGGCGCTCGCTCGCGACGGGCGTGCTGATCGGGATCGTCGCGCCGCTCGTCGGCGCCTTCGTCGTTCATCGACAGATGGCCCTCATCGGCGAGACGCTCGCACACACGGCGTTCGCCGGCATCGCGGTCGGACTCGTGCTCGCGGGTCTGTTCGAGTGGTGGGGCGCTCCGCTGATGCTCGTCGCGCTGGTGGTCGGCGTCCTCGGTGCGGTCGGCGTCCAGTGGCTGACCGATCGAACCGACACCTACGGCGACGTTCCGATCGCGATCATGCTCGTCGGCAGCTTCGCCGTCGGGACGCTACTCATCGAGTGGGCACGCGGGATCGGCACCGTGACGATCGACATCGAGGCGTACCTGTTCGGGAACATCACGATCGTTCCGGCCGGAAGCGCCCGGTTGATGGCGGTCCTCAGCCTCGGCGTTCTCGCCGTGGTCGCGTTCACCTACAAGCAGTTACTGTTCATCACGTTCGACGAGCAGGCCGCCCGCGTTGCACAGCTCGACGTCGGCCGGTACAACACGATACTGATCGTCATGACGGCCGTGGTCGTCGTCGGATCGATGCAGATTCTCGGGGTGATACTCGTCGCCGCCATGCTGGTCGTCCCAGTCGCAGCTGCCTCCCAGATCGCGCGGAGCTTTCGCGAGATGGTACTGCTCTCGATTTGCTTCGGGGAGGTAGCGATCGTCGCCGGCTTCGCGTTCGCGTTCTCGGCGGATCTCCCACCCGGCGGTTCGATCGTCGTCGCCGCTATCGCCCTCTACGTGCTCACCGTCGTCCGAACGACGCACGCGACGAGTCTTTCGACGCACTGA
- a CDS encoding acetate--CoA ligase family protein has product MGDLSPLFDPDAVAVIGATDRDGSVGRAITENLQDEFDGAVVPVNPSREEVLGLPCVQSLEAGPPVDLAVVVVPPDAAVDAVRDAGRAGVENVVVITAGFGETGSEGANRERRLRELAAEYELSLVGPNSLGIMSTPAGLNATFGPEIAREGSISLMSQSGAFITAVLDWASEQDVGFRHVVSLGNKAVLDESDFVRAWGSDPETDVVIGYLESIVDGESFLEATREVTTDTPVVIVKAGRTAAGAKAASSHTGAIAGSERAYRAGLAQAGVIRAESVQELFDAARALSGLTPPDSDGVAVVTNAGGPGVLTTDAVGDADLSIARFTDETSAALEASMPAEANTHNPIDVIGDATVERFETALDLALADPNVGSAVVVSAPTAVLAYEDLAAAIVDCQRRHGKPIVTSLMGGSRTGAADRVLREAGIPNYFDPARAVGGLDALSTFGRTRKRTLDEPTRFDVDEERAREILNRATERSGTQLGVESMDLLEAYGIPTPPGSVVTGPDEALAVASELGEEVVMKLVSPDISHKSDIGGVAVGVALEDVPDTYETLLTRARNYQPDATVLGVQVQEQLDLDDSTETIVGVNRDPQFGPLLVFGLGGIFVEVLDDTAVRVAPIGRDEAASMVEEIRANPLLRGARGREPADIDAIVETIQRLSQLVTTFPAILELDVNPLVAGPDGVQAIDLRVTVDTEKL; this is encoded by the coding sequence ATGGGGGATCTGTCACCGTTGTTCGACCCGGATGCGGTTGCCGTGATCGGAGCGACCGACCGCGACGGATCGGTCGGCAGAGCGATCACGGAGAACCTGCAGGACGAGTTCGACGGTGCCGTCGTTCCCGTCAATCCGTCGCGGGAGGAAGTTCTCGGATTACCGTGCGTTCAGTCACTCGAGGCCGGACCTCCCGTCGATCTGGCCGTCGTCGTCGTCCCGCCGGACGCGGCGGTCGATGCCGTTCGCGATGCGGGTAGGGCCGGGGTCGAAAACGTGGTCGTCATCACGGCTGGATTCGGCGAAACGGGCAGTGAAGGGGCGAACCGAGAGCGTCGTTTGCGCGAACTAGCGGCGGAGTACGAGTTGAGTCTCGTCGGGCCGAACAGCCTCGGTATCATGAGCACGCCCGCAGGTCTCAACGCGACGTTCGGTCCCGAGATCGCCCGAGAGGGGTCGATCTCGCTCATGAGCCAGTCGGGCGCGTTCATCACGGCCGTCCTCGACTGGGCGAGCGAACAGGACGTCGGGTTTCGTCACGTCGTCTCACTCGGTAACAAGGCCGTTCTCGACGAATCCGATTTCGTCCGCGCCTGGGGTTCGGACCCGGAGACGGACGTCGTGATCGGCTACCTGGAGAGTATCGTAGACGGGGAGTCGTTCCTCGAAGCGACCCGCGAAGTGACGACCGACACGCCGGTAGTCATCGTGAAGGCGGGCCGAACCGCGGCCGGTGCGAAGGCGGCATCGTCACACACCGGCGCGATCGCCGGCAGCGAGCGAGCCTACCGTGCCGGGTTGGCTCAAGCAGGCGTCATCAGGGCCGAATCGGTCCAGGAACTGTTCGATGCGGCGCGGGCGCTCTCCGGACTCACGCCCCCCGATTCGGACGGCGTTGCCGTCGTGACGAACGCCGGGGGTCCGGGCGTGTTGACGACCGACGCCGTCGGCGACGCGGATCTCTCGATCGCCCGGTTTACGGACGAGACGTCGGCGGCACTCGAGGCGTCGATGCCGGCCGAGGCGAACACGCACAACCCGATCGACGTGATCGGCGATGCGACCGTCGAACGGTTCGAAACGGCGCTCGACCTGGCACTCGCCGATCCGAACGTGGGCAGCGCAGTGGTCGTCAGCGCCCCGACGGCTGTGCTGGCGTACGAGGATCTCGCGGCGGCGATCGTCGACTGCCAGCGTCGCCACGGGAAACCGATCGTCACCAGTCTCATGGGCGGTTCCAGAACGGGGGCTGCAGATCGCGTTCTCCGCGAGGCGGGCATTCCGAATTACTTCGATCCGGCCCGCGCGGTGGGCGGCCTCGACGCACTGTCGACGTTCGGCCGGACTCGAAAGCGTACGCTGGACGAACCGACCAGGTTCGACGTCGACGAGGAGCGGGCCCGCGAGATACTGAACCGGGCGACGGAGCGATCGGGGACACAACTCGGCGTCGAGTCGATGGACTTGCTGGAGGCCTACGGTATTCCGACACCACCGGGGTCGGTCGTGACCGGGCCCGACGAGGCCCTGGCCGTGGCGAGCGAGCTGGGCGAGGAGGTCGTCATGAAACTCGTCAGTCCGGATATCAGTCACAAGTCGGACATCGGCGGTGTCGCCGTTGGCGTAGCGCTGGAGGACGTCCCCGACACGTACGAGACGCTCCTGACGCGAGCAAGGAACTACCAGCCCGACGCGACCGTGCTGGGCGTGCAGGTCCAGGAACAGCTCGACCTCGACGATTCGACCGAGACGATCGTCGGCGTGAATCGCGACCCGCAGTTCGGTCCGTTGCTCGTCTTCGGTCTCGGCGGTATTTTCGTCGAAGTGCTGGACGATACGGCGGTTCGCGTCGCACCGATCGGACGAGACGAGGCGGCGTCCATGGTCGAGGAGATCCGAGCCAACCCGCTGTTGCGTGGCGCCAGGGGTCGAGAGCCGGCAGACATCGACGCGATCGTCGAGACGATCCAGCGTCTGTCACAACTGGTGACGACGTTCCCGGCGATCCTCGAACTCGACGTCAATCCCCTGGTTGCGGGTCCGGACGGCGTGCAAGCGATCGACCTCAGAGTAACCGTAGACACGGAGAAGCTATGA
- a CDS encoding phosphotransacetylase family protein: MTETDTILVCSLDESTGKTAIAIALGRRSIERGESAGYMKPKGTRLQSVVGKTLDEDPKLARALMDVDADMALLEPIVYSPTFVEGAIAGTVDVDELHDTVRESFETLAADHDRMIVEGGGRIDLGGAIELSDVDLASLLDARVVLVAGYEDVYDVDSVLAAADRFGDRFAGVCFNAVRSTDASTLETDGISFLESRGVPVLGVVPRDERLAGVTVDELASEIGGELLVESGTDRTVERFSVGAMGADSALRHFRRYTNTAVVTGGDRSEIQTAALEAPGITCLILTGGHRTSGAVLGKAADESVPIVSVRTDTLTAVERAEAVVRSGRSRDEETIERMESLLADFVDVDRMFER; encoded by the coding sequence ATGACAGAAACCGATACCATCCTGGTGTGTTCGCTCGATGAAAGTACCGGCAAGACGGCCATCGCCATCGCTCTCGGGCGACGTTCGATCGAGCGCGGCGAGAGCGCCGGCTACATGAAACCTAAAGGAACCAGGCTCCAGAGCGTCGTCGGGAAGACGCTCGACGAGGATCCGAAACTGGCCAGGGCGCTCATGGACGTGGACGCCGACATGGCCCTGCTCGAACCGATCGTCTACTCGCCGACGTTCGTCGAAGGGGCGATTGCCGGAACGGTGGACGTCGACGAACTGCACGATACCGTTCGCGAGTCGTTCGAAACGCTCGCAGCCGACCACGACCGGATGATCGTCGAAGGGGGCGGACGGATCGACCTCGGCGGGGCGATCGAGTTGTCCGACGTCGATCTCGCGTCGTTGCTCGACGCTCGCGTCGTTCTCGTCGCGGGCTACGAAGACGTCTACGATGTCGATTCCGTCCTCGCCGCGGCTGATCGATTCGGCGACCGATTCGCCGGGGTCTGTTTCAACGCCGTGCGATCGACGGACGCATCCACGCTCGAAACGGACGGAATCTCGTTTCTCGAATCAAGAGGAGTGCCCGTTCTCGGCGTCGTTCCACGAGACGAACGCCTGGCCGGTGTCACCGTCGACGAACTGGCGAGCGAGATCGGTGGCGAGTTGCTCGTCGAGTCCGGAACCGATCGAACGGTCGAACGATTCAGCGTCGGCGCGATGGGTGCCGACAGCGCGTTACGACACTTCAGACGCTACACGAACACCGCCGTCGTCACCGGTGGCGATCGTTCGGAGATACAAACCGCCGCGCTCGAAGCGCCCGGAATCACCTGTCTCATCCTCACCGGCGGACATCGTACGTCAGGGGCGGTGCTGGGCAAAGCCGCGGACGAGTCGGTCCCGATCGTTTCCGTTCGGACGGACACCCTCACGGCGGTCGAACGGGCAGAAGCGGTCGTCAGGAGCGGGCGCAGTCGCGACGAAGAGACGATCGAACGGATGGAGTCGTTGCTCGCAGACTTCGTCGACGTCGATCGAATGTTCGAGCGATAA
- a CDS encoding AsnC family transcriptional regulator, which translates to MRTLDETDLEILRLLVEDARRPYSEIAERVGLSPPAVSDRVDRLEAQGIVRGFTVDLDRRKLKNRIPVLITLKAAPGDVDRIYESIRRLDGVEHVFKQFDGTVRAHANAPDRNVDGWLTEALDLDGVISRDVALLSDVDWAIQVAASDFSLTCPVCDTEVTGSGETARVGDEVHVFCCPTCESEYRSEYERHSRKAE; encoded by the coding sequence ATGCGAACGCTCGACGAAACGGATCTCGAGATTCTCCGGTTGCTGGTAGAGGACGCCCGCCGGCCTTACAGCGAAATCGCAGAGCGAGTCGGCCTCTCTCCGCCGGCCGTCTCGGATCGGGTCGATCGACTCGAAGCGCAGGGGATCGTTCGCGGCTTCACGGTCGACCTCGACCGACGGAAGCTCAAAAACCGCATCCCGGTGTTGATTACGCTCAAAGCGGCCCCGGGAGACGTCGACCGTATATACGAGTCTATTCGAAGACTCGACGGCGTCGAACACGTCTTCAAGCAGTTCGACGGGACCGTCAGAGCCCACGCGAACGCTCCCGATCGGAACGTCGACGGCTGGCTGACGGAGGCGCTCGACCTGGACGGGGTGATCAGCCGAGACGTCGCGCTACTTTCGGACGTCGACTGGGCGATCCAGGTAGCGGCCTCGGACTTTTCGCTCACGTGTCCGGTCTGTGACACGGAGGTGACGGGAAGCGGGGAAACGGCCCGGGTCGGCGACGAGGTCCACGTCTTTTGCTGTCCGACCTGCGAATCCGAGTACCGGAGCGAGTACGAGCGCCACAGTCGCAAAGCCGAGTGA
- a CDS encoding cob(I)yrinic acid a,c-diamide adenosyltransferase, with protein MVENEQPSDRHRNTPGRGKIPTAASIEASAPDEFGLVQVWWGDGKGKTTATLGMGMRAVGHGFRVHLLQFMKGGAASVESVRGEYNAIAELPGFTYENLGHYGWHGMADGTDEADHEAGAQAGLERARAVIDGCADAVLTTSFEPDSPPEAGVHMLILDEILYAAGRELIEPATVLDLVETKPDGLELVLTGSHERPAYLEPVADLITNVGKERHPMDAGQRARKGTEY; from the coding sequence ATGGTCGAGAACGAGCAGCCGTCAGATCGCCACCGTAACACGCCAGGCCGGGGGAAGATACCGACCGCAGCGTCCATCGAAGCGAGCGCACCGGACGAATTCGGACTCGTTCAGGTCTGGTGGGGCGATGGAAAGGGGAAGACGACGGCGACGCTCGGCATGGGCATGCGCGCCGTCGGTCACGGCTTTCGAGTTCACTTGCTACAGTTCATGAAAGGCGGTGCGGCGAGCGTCGAATCGGTTCGTGGCGAGTACAACGCGATCGCCGAGTTGCCGGGGTTCACCTACGAAAATCTGGGCCACTACGGCTGGCACGGGATGGCCGACGGGACAGACGAAGCCGATCACGAGGCCGGCGCGCAAGCCGGTCTCGAGCGGGCTCGGGCCGTGATCGACGGATGTGCCGACGCGGTTCTGACGACCTCGTTCGAACCGGATAGCCCGCCCGAAGCGGGTGTTCATATGCTGATTCTAGACGAAATTCTCTACGCGGCTGGGCGCGAGTTGATCGAACCGGCGACCGTCCTCGATCTGGTGGAGACCAAACCGGACGGACTCGAACTCGTCCTCACGGGAAGTCACGAACGTCCGGCGTATCTGGAACCGGTCGCGGACTTGATTACGAACGTAGGCAAGGAGCGACACCCGATGGACGCCGGCCAGCGGGCTAGAAAGGGAACCGAATACTGA
- a CDS encoding ABC transporter ATP-binding protein, with protein sequence MAVVQVRNLEKSFAGVDAVSGMSFDVESGELYGFLGPNGAGKTTTIRILTGQLRPDSGSVSVDGTDPSIDPIETRRRVGILPEDGMPPSFFTPREYFQYVGRLRGLDDDDVSETTLQLADRLGLERRLDTLHTDLSRGQQQKVMLVQAFLHDPDVVFIDEPLANLDPLVQEQVKSYLSAYVDDGNTVFASTHNIDVAETLCTRVGIVADGTLIAEEDLNETTDPLLEVFLSTVTDAKPRDVPRLER encoded by the coding sequence ATGGCCGTGGTACAGGTGCGGAATCTGGAGAAATCGTTCGCCGGAGTCGACGCCGTCTCCGGGATGAGTTTCGACGTCGAGTCGGGCGAACTGTACGGATTTTTGGGCCCGAACGGAGCCGGGAAGACGACGACGATACGGATACTGACCGGTCAACTCCGGCCGGATAGTGGATCGGTGTCGGTCGACGGAACGGATCCATCGATCGATCCGATCGAAACCCGCCGGCGCGTCGGGATCCTTCCGGAAGACGGGATGCCGCCGAGTTTCTTCACCCCGCGTGAGTACTTTCAGTACGTCGGACGACTTCGCGGCCTCGACGATGACGACGTCTCAGAGACAACACTCCAGTTAGCCGACCGACTCGGCCTCGAACGCAGACTCGATACGTTACACACGGACCTGTCGCGCGGCCAACAACAGAAAGTGATGCTGGTCCAGGCGTTTCTCCACGACCCGGACGTCGTGTTCATCGACGAACCGCTGGCGAATCTCGATCCGCTGGTTCAGGAGCAGGTAAAATCGTATCTTTCGGCGTACGTCGACGACGGGAACACCGTCTTCGCCTCGACGCACAATATCGACGTCGCCGAGACGCTCTGTACCCGCGTCGGGATCGTTGCCGACGGCACGCTTATCGCCGAGGAAGACCTCAACGAGACGACCGACCCGTTACTGGAGGTGTTCCTCTCGACCGTGACCGACGCGAAGCCACGCGACGTACCCAGGCTCGAGCGATGA